Proteins encoded within one genomic window of Pedobacter africanus:
- a CDS encoding phosphatidylglycerol lysyltransferase domain-containing protein, which translates to MKGFRFIPPFVRENGKIIASFIFTVFFLALFIWFIKHEQGELKQVKRLLISANWIWISLGIALSIAYLFVHGMMYRSAFFAIGSRISIGEGTMLFLKRNFVSIFLPAGGVSSLAFFSADIEKEGVSQSQINFASSIYGFVGILSVVVVAIPVFIYAIFQGSIGYGEWFGLITVLGLIAGIYLLYRSVITKGATYLFIIKYIPVIEVYAADFRSNTIERNSFLKTLGYSVLIEVIGVVHIYIAMLALSIHPSITNALIGYIVGVVFLIISPFLRGLGAVEASMTFMLMQLKYSSAEAVSITFVYRFMEFWIPMLLGAFSFLLKINKLLMRIIPALLLLLMGVINLISVLTPAIHSRVHFLKDFLPIEAIRASNYFVFTAGLFLLVTAAFMLKGLRITWYFALSLCISSLIGHITKAIDYEEAIFALLVIVILFVSRREYYIKTDPKTRSLGIQTTLLSITSVILYGTIGFYFLDKKHFNIDFNWWQSIRYTLENFILIGSSDLVPSDRFARNFLWSINISGFFSIAFLIYALIRAYIPNSGTAEEELQWAKHQLDKYGSSALDYFKTYKDKLIYRQGESFLAYRLSGNFAVVLECPVGTPEKRLELIRSFDKYCSENGLKSLYYRVSANSLTDFEALSKKKLFLGQEGIVDLQSFSLAGGNRKSIRNAIKKVSENGYVSKTYTAPIKDNVLQQLKSVSDEWLKDTKRKEIVFSQGMFDWDEIKSQTVITVENTEEKIVAFLNLIPDYAEGEATYDLIRKTADAPNGTIDFIMVAMFEHLKLKGFKTVNIGFSPMSGISKANNIPERSMKFAYEKIRSFSGYRGLRDAKDKFSPIWQDKYLIYNHDYDLLQVPNVLKQVIKP; encoded by the coding sequence ATGAAAGGCTTTCGGTTCATCCCTCCCTTTGTTCGCGAGAATGGTAAAATCATTGCCAGCTTTATATTTACAGTTTTCTTTCTTGCGCTTTTCATATGGTTCATTAAACATGAGCAGGGCGAGTTGAAACAGGTAAAGCGACTGCTCATATCTGCCAATTGGATTTGGATTTCATTAGGTATCGCCTTAAGCATAGCCTATTTGTTTGTTCACGGAATGATGTACCGCTCTGCCTTTTTTGCAATCGGAAGTCGCATTTCTATAGGCGAAGGCACAATGCTATTCCTCAAAAGAAATTTTGTAAGCATCTTTTTACCCGCCGGAGGTGTTTCTTCCCTGGCTTTCTTTAGTGCCGACATAGAAAAAGAAGGTGTCTCCCAGTCCCAGATCAATTTTGCTTCTTCCATATATGGCTTTGTAGGCATTCTATCTGTTGTGGTGGTGGCCATTCCTGTTTTTATTTATGCTATTTTCCAGGGAAGCATCGGCTACGGGGAGTGGTTTGGGCTTATTACCGTATTAGGGCTTATTGCAGGAATCTATCTCCTATACAGATCTGTAATCACCAAAGGGGCCACGTACCTGTTCATCATCAAATATATTCCGGTAATAGAAGTTTATGCGGCCGATTTCAGAAGCAATACCATTGAACGCAATAGTTTTTTAAAGACTTTAGGCTATAGTGTGCTCATTGAAGTAATAGGTGTAGTGCATATTTATATTGCCATGCTGGCTTTATCTATCCATCCCTCTATAACCAATGCACTTATCGGGTACATAGTTGGGGTAGTATTTCTGATCATATCTCCATTTTTAAGAGGCCTGGGTGCTGTAGAGGCCTCAATGACTTTTATGCTCATGCAGTTGAAATATTCAAGTGCCGAAGCAGTATCCATCACGTTTGTATACAGATTTATGGAGTTCTGGATCCCAATGCTGCTCGGCGCATTCAGTTTTCTTTTAAAGATCAACAAGCTCCTGATGCGCATAATACCGGCCTTATTGCTCCTGTTAATGGGGGTCATCAACCTGATATCGGTACTTACCCCAGCCATTCATTCCAGGGTCCATTTTTTAAAAGACTTTCTTCCTATCGAAGCCATAAGGGCATCCAACTATTTTGTATTTACAGCAGGGTTGTTCCTCCTGGTTACTGCGGCATTTATGCTCAAAGGATTGCGGATCACCTGGTATTTTGCACTCAGCTTATGTATAAGCTCCCTTATTGGCCATATCACAAAAGCTATAGACTATGAGGAAGCCATTTTTGCACTATTGGTAATTGTTATTCTCTTTGTTTCAAGAAGAGAATATTACATCAAAACAGATCCAAAAACACGCTCCCTTGGCATTCAAACAACACTGCTAAGCATTACATCTGTAATATTGTATGGAACAATAGGATTCTATTTCCTGGATAAAAAACATTTCAATATAGATTTCAACTGGTGGCAATCAATCAGGTATACGTTGGAAAATTTTATCCTGATTGGCAGCAGTGACCTGGTTCCATCAGACCGCTTCGCGCGGAACTTTCTATGGTCCATCAATATTAGTGGGTTCTTTTCTATCGCCTTCCTTATTTATGCATTAATCAGGGCCTACATCCCAAATTCCGGTACAGCAGAAGAGGAGCTGCAATGGGCAAAACATCAACTGGATAAATATGGCAGCTCTGCGCTGGATTACTTCAAAACTTATAAAGATAAACTCATCTACCGGCAAGGCGAAAGTTTTTTAGCTTACCGGCTTTCAGGAAATTTTGCTGTTGTACTGGAATGTCCCGTTGGCACACCCGAAAAGAGATTAGAGTTGATAAGGTCTTTTGACAAATATTGCTCAGAAAATGGCTTAAAGAGCCTTTACTATCGCGTTTCGGCAAACAGTTTAACTGATTTTGAAGCACTCTCCAAAAAAAAGCTGTTTCTTGGTCAGGAAGGCATTGTAGACCTGCAGTCATTTAGCCTCGCTGGTGGAAACCGAAAGTCCATCCGAAATGCCATAAAGAAAGTCTCAGAAAACGGTTACGTTAGCAAAACTTATACTGCTCCCATAAAAGACAACGTCTTACAGCAACTTAAATCCGTTTCAGACGAATGGCTGAAGGACACCAAAAGAAAAGAAATTGTATTTTCGCAGGGGATGTTTGACTGGGATGAAATTAAATCTCAAACTGTCATTACAGTAGAAAATACAGAGGAAAAGATTGTCGCCTTTTTAAACCTCATACCAGATTATGCCGAGGGTGAAGCCACCTATGACCTCATCAGAAAAACAGCAGATGCGCCTAATGGCACCATTGATTTTATCATGGTGGCCATGTTTGAGCATTTAAAACTCAAGGGATTTAAAACAGTAAATATTGGGTTTTCCCCTATGTCAGGTATCAGCAAGGCCAATAATATTCCAGAACGTTCCATGAAATTCGCATACGAAAAAATCCGCTCATTCTCCGGATACCGGGGATTAAGGGATGCCAAAGATAAATTTTCACCCATATGGCAAGACAAATACCTAATCTACAATCATGATTACGACTTACTGCAAGTACCCAATGTATTAAAACAGGTTATAAAACCCTAA
- a CDS encoding AcvB/VirJ family lysyl-phosphatidylglycerol hydrolase: MMKYMLLLISLLCFNDKILAQTDTSSITHGGFGKVLIYHPKGRPTSVTLFVSGDGGWKNGVIDMARTLTAQGSMVLGIDARHYGYHLSKETSDCLYPAADFEELSLYVQKKYKFASYYKPILAGYSYGAVLVYGVLAQAPANTFKGAIALGFCPDINLKRPLCKGNGLTQRVLKQGVSFYLERTMKLTAPFIVLNGLKDQTCPFAATEDFLKDMPNAELIPLKVGHGFLVTVNWQEALIQAYRKLEKESVFSSSTENNLPLTIVPSTRKTDLPLIFMISGDGGWTSFDQSLAQAFADQGLPVVGLDAQKYFWKAKTPEGAAAEISKAITQYSFEMGKDKFILAGYSFGASIVPFIGNRLSASLKSKLKTVVSLSPDESADFEIHIIDMLNFDGAHPYNVVAEFKKLRGIPSICIFGSGESNNVPDRFRKAGVEVGIIPGNHHFNDDFQRIVKEVMGYSK; the protein is encoded by the coding sequence ATGATGAAATACATGCTGCTGCTCATATCGCTCTTATGCTTTAATGATAAGATACTGGCTCAAACCGATACCAGCTCCATCACCCATGGCGGATTTGGTAAGGTGCTCATATACCATCCCAAGGGCCGCCCCACTTCGGTTACCTTATTTGTTTCGGGCGATGGGGGCTGGAAAAACGGGGTTATTGATATGGCCCGTACATTAACGGCCCAGGGATCTATGGTATTGGGAATTGATGCCCGGCATTATGGATACCACCTTTCCAAAGAAACTTCTGATTGCCTGTACCCGGCTGCCGACTTTGAGGAATTGAGCCTTTACGTGCAAAAGAAATATAAATTTGCCAGTTACTATAAGCCTATACTTGCAGGTTATTCTTATGGTGCGGTACTGGTGTACGGTGTTTTAGCGCAAGCCCCGGCAAATACCTTTAAAGGTGCAATTGCCTTGGGTTTCTGCCCAGACATTAACCTTAAACGGCCGCTGTGTAAAGGGAACGGCCTTACACAACGTGTTTTGAAGCAAGGTGTTTCATTTTATCTGGAAAGAACCATGAAACTAACGGCCCCGTTCATTGTACTGAACGGGCTTAAAGATCAGACCTGCCCTTTTGCCGCAACCGAGGATTTTTTAAAAGATATGCCGAATGCAGAGCTTATACCCTTAAAAGTAGGCCACGGCTTTTTAGTAACCGTCAACTGGCAGGAAGCCTTGATCCAAGCTTACCGGAAGCTGGAAAAGGAATCGGTTTTCAGCAGTTCCACTGAAAATAACCTACCTCTTACCATTGTGCCTTCAACAAGAAAAACCGATCTGCCACTTATTTTTATGATCTCCGGCGATGGTGGCTGGACCAGCTTTGACCAGTCGCTTGCCCAGGCCTTCGCAGATCAGGGCTTACCTGTGGTAGGGCTGGATGCCCAAAAGTATTTCTGGAAAGCAAAAACACCTGAAGGGGCTGCAGCAGAAATTTCGAAGGCAATCACACAATACAGCTTCGAAATGGGCAAAGACAAATTCATTTTAGCGGGCTATTCTTTCGGTGCCTCAATTGTTCCCTTTATAGGCAACAGACTTTCCGCATCATTGAAATCCAAACTTAAAACAGTAGTCTCGCTCTCGCCCGATGAATCAGCAGATTTTGAGATCCACATTATTGATATGCTAAATTTCGATGGTGCCCATCCTTACAATGTGGTTGCTGAGTTCAAAAAGCTAAGAGGAATACCATCTATTTGTATTTTTGGCTCAGGAGAAAGTAATAACGTTCCTGACCGTTTTCGTAAGGCCGGAGTTGAAGTCGGGATTATTCCCGGAAACCATCATTTTAACGATGATTTCCAAAGAATAGTAAAAGAGGTTATGGGTTATTCCAAATAA
- a CDS encoding response regulator transcription factor, with translation MKILIIEDEAELASSMIAYLSSQHYLCELAPDYPQALEKISNYKYDCILLDLMLPGGNGMKILELLKAQNKEDGVIIISAKNSLEDKINGLQIGADDYLAKPFHLSELAARIYSVIRRRNFANANIIQQNELKIDVLSKSVTVNGKAVTLTKKELDLLLFFVGNKNRVISKSALAEHISGDLADMLDNHDFIYAHIKNLKKKLSEAGCGNYLKTLYGNGYKWEL, from the coding sequence ATGAAAATCCTGATCATTGAAGACGAAGCTGAACTGGCATCCAGCATGATCGCGTATCTTTCTTCACAGCATTACCTTTGCGAGCTGGCTCCCGATTACCCCCAGGCGTTGGAAAAGATCAGCAATTACAAATACGATTGTATCTTGCTAGACCTCATGCTTCCCGGCGGGAACGGCATGAAAATCCTTGAACTGCTTAAAGCGCAAAACAAAGAAGATGGGGTCATTATTATATCTGCAAAAAATTCATTGGAAGATAAAATAAACGGCCTGCAGATTGGTGCAGATGACTACCTGGCCAAGCCTTTCCATCTGTCGGAACTGGCTGCCAGAATTTATTCGGTCATCAGGCGCAGGAACTTCGCAAATGCCAATATCATCCAGCAAAATGAATTGAAAATAGATGTACTCTCCAAATCCGTAACTGTTAATGGCAAGGCAGTAACATTAACCAAAAAAGAACTGGATTTGCTGCTTTTTTTTGTCGGTAACAAGAACCGGGTAATTTCCAAGAGTGCCCTGGCAGAACACATTTCAGGAGATCTGGCAGACATGCTCGACAACCATGATTTTATTTATGCGCACATTAAAAACCTGAAGAAAAAACTATCGGAGGCGGGCTGTGGTAACTATCTGAAAACACTGTACGGCAATGGTTACAAATGGGAACTATGA
- a CDS encoding sensor histidine kinase, producing MNKLLNKSLKRFTVYAGIVLACSIPVYYLAINELWQYELDEHNITLTAEAGREDTFLIIGAITLLTVFFFALILGGFVWLNRSISSRLWRPFYQTLEKIKDFDLTRNTTVKFEPVNIIEFEELNSSINRLLESNVAAFRQQKEFTENAAHELQTPLAIVQSKLDILFQNHQITSEQAVLIEKIQNALSRVSRINKNLLLLAKIENQQFPEKEFIDIAPLLQEIHFLLSDFKEEVSLHLEMAGSPGVGANKILVETMLTNLLMNAIRHSPHPADIHIVLNQNSLSVSNPGTTPLQTEKLFKRFNTASRLTPGSGLGLSIVKEICVRYQWEIGYDFTDNRHIFRVTFTAN from the coding sequence ATGAATAAACTGCTGAATAAATCACTAAAGCGGTTTACCGTGTATGCAGGAATTGTACTGGCCTGCAGCATTCCCGTTTATTATCTCGCCATCAACGAACTATGGCAATACGAATTAGATGAGCATAATATTACTTTAACGGCTGAAGCCGGCCGTGAAGACACCTTCCTCATCATCGGTGCAATTACGCTTTTAACCGTATTCTTTTTCGCGCTGATATTAGGTGGGTTTGTATGGCTTAACCGCAGCATCTCCAGCCGGCTTTGGCGGCCGTTTTACCAGACACTTGAAAAGATCAAAGACTTTGACCTTACCCGCAATACAACTGTAAAGTTCGAACCGGTAAACATCATTGAATTTGAAGAGTTAAATAGCAGTATCAACAGGCTTCTGGAAAGTAATGTTGCGGCATTCCGTCAGCAAAAGGAATTCACAGAGAATGCCGCACATGAATTGCAAACCCCTTTGGCCATAGTACAATCCAAACTGGATATCTTGTTTCAAAACCATCAGATCACCAGTGAGCAGGCCGTACTTATAGAAAAAATCCAAAACGCATTATCAAGAGTATCCCGGATCAACAAAAATCTATTGCTGCTGGCAAAAATCGAAAATCAGCAATTCCCCGAAAAAGAATTTATAGACATTGCCCCCCTGCTACAGGAAATACATTTTCTGTTGTCTGACTTTAAGGAAGAAGTATCCCTGCATCTGGAAATGGCTGGCAGCCCCGGCGTTGGGGCCAATAAGATCCTGGTGGAAACCATGCTAACCAATTTACTGATGAATGCCATCAGGCACAGCCCTCATCCGGCAGACATTCATATCGTACTAAACCAAAACTCCTTAAGCGTAAGTAATCCCGGAACCACGCCACTCCAAACAGAAAAACTGTTCAAACGTTTCAATACAGCATCCAGGTTAACGCCTGGCAGTGGCCTTGGACTGTCCATTGTAAAAGAAATCTGTGTACGCTATCAATGGGAAATCGGATATGATTTTACAGATAACCGGCACATATTCAGGGTAACATTTACAGCCAACTGA